The following are encoded together in the Humulus lupulus chromosome 5, drHumLupu1.1, whole genome shotgun sequence genome:
- the LOC133779238 gene encoding uncharacterized protein LOC133779238 translates to MNEDWLDLFPHSMDVFRWEVVSDHCSCVVTNLPMENVGIKLFRFYNFWTAHPDFKDVVMSSWRIPVKATGLRAIYLKTMRLKHRLKKFNRDNIGDIGLNYPSAKEAYQEAQLQAQSHPRDYSLQEAVKVTAEVFTIQEHMYYSFLAQRSKLTWIRKGDMNTSFFHACLKKHRADNNIASYIVEQGNLIDDFQEVVAHFVDHFRSYLGSPSSATGRIDLHCIEMGPKISMDQQLLLLKPFSRKEIRAALFGIPITKSPGPDGFGSGFFKALWQDIEDEVCSVIGQCFAT, encoded by the coding sequence ATGAACGAGGATTGGCTTGATCTCTTTCCTCATTCTATGGATGTGTTTAGATGGGAAGTAGTTTCGGATCATTGCTCGTGTGTTGTCACTAACTTGCCTATGGAGAATGTGGGAATCAAGCTATttagattttataatttttggactGCCCATCCGGATTTCAAAGATGTGGTTATGAGTAGTTGGAGGATCCCTGTTAAGGCAACTGGGTTGAGAGCAATTTACTTAAAGACAATGAGGCTAAAGCATAGACTAAAGAAATTCAATAGAGATAACATTGGTGATATAGGTCTGAATTATCCCTCGGCTAAGGAGGCTTATCAGGAAGCTCAACTTCAAGCTCAATCTCATCCTCGAGATTATAGCTTGCAAGAGGCAGTGAAAGTGACTGCTGAAGTGTTTACTATTCAAGAGCATATGTACTATAGCTTCCTTGCCCAACGCAGTAAACTTACTTGGATTAGGAAGGGAGATATGAATACTTCTTTTTTCCATGCTTGTTTGAAAAAACACAGAGCAGATAATAATATTGCTTCCTATATTGTTGAGCAAGGAAATTTGATTGATGATTTTCAGGAGGTAGTGGCTCACTTTGTTGATCATTTTAGAAGCTACTTAGGTAGTCCGAGTTCAGCTACAGGCAGGATCGATTTACATTGTATTGAGATGGGTCCCAAGATCTCTATGGATCAGCAACTACTTCTCTTAAAACCCTTTTCTCGTAAGGAAATCAGAGCTGCATTATTTGGTATCCCCATCACTAAGTCTCCAGGACCAGATGGCTTCGGATCTGGTTTTTTCAAAGCATTATGGCAGGATATTGAAGATGAAGTCTGTTCAGTGATTGGTCAGTGTTTTGCCACATGA